GCCTGCCAGTAGTCCTGCGGCGTCGCGAAGACGCAGCTGAGGGTGTGCGTGTGAAGCTCGACTTCACGGAAGCCCGCTGCCTCCAGCGTCTGTTTCAGGAAAGGCCGGCTGCCGAAGCGGAAGGGCGAGAGACGCTCGGCCTTGGGCGGCGGCGCAGGATGCGGCTCGTACGCAGGGCAGGGCATGACACCAAGGCGCCTGCGACGCCTCGCCCTTACTACCGAGAACACGGCGAGGCCGCCTGGCTTGAGCACGCGACGCATTTCCGCGAGGGACTGCTCCGCTGCGGGAAAGAACATCAGGCCAAGCCCGCACAGCACGCGGTCGAAGACGCCGTCGGCAAAA
The genomic region above belongs to Rhodospirillales bacterium and contains:
- a CDS encoding methyltransferase domain-containing protein encodes the protein MLDLASGPGVLASAAAAEVQGGLVVASDIAEGALREGRRRAVADNLVFVAADAERLTFADGVFDRVLCGLGLMFFPAAEQSLAEMRRVLKPGGLAVFSVVRARRRRRLGVMPCPAYEPHPAPPPKAERLSPFRFGSRPFLKQTLEAAGFREVELHTHTLSCVFATPQDYWQA